From the Oceanidesulfovibrio indonesiensis genome, one window contains:
- a CDS encoding DMT family transporter yields the protein MTSQSRGLLLAFAGVLIITPDTLLVRLMHLDTWPLLFYRGMGMAAGVAVYTLMRGRQNLIQRIRALGLIGVATAVCFSTANMLFVNSLMRTSVANTLAIISTAPIWAAFFSALVLRERLPLRTWAAVVLTAGCIIVIVGGGLGGSGSSPTGDIIALFQAVFMAAGFVLIRSQPDVEMVPCMILGGSITAIVSFLNAGSLAVAMPDVVPLVLLVLVVLPGSFLCLLNAPRFIPAPEVNMILLLEMVLGPLLVWTAVGETVPIATFIGGTGLFAVLLGHSYLGMRAYGKKRIVPIRVGEASVSSGK from the coding sequence ATGACTTCACAATCCCGCGGTCTTCTGTTGGCCTTTGCCGGCGTTCTCATCATTACACCGGACACCCTCCTCGTGCGGCTCATGCACCTGGACACCTGGCCGCTGCTCTTCTACCGCGGCATGGGCATGGCTGCAGGCGTTGCCGTCTACACACTCATGAGAGGTCGGCAGAATCTCATCCAGCGGATACGCGCCCTCGGTCTCATTGGCGTGGCCACGGCCGTATGCTTCAGCACGGCGAACATGCTGTTCGTCAATTCGCTCATGCGAACCAGCGTGGCCAATACCCTGGCCATCATTTCCACCGCGCCCATCTGGGCGGCTTTCTTCTCCGCCCTGGTGCTGCGCGAACGGCTTCCGCTACGTACCTGGGCTGCTGTCGTACTCACCGCTGGGTGCATCATCGTCATCGTAGGTGGCGGTCTGGGTGGTTCCGGCAGTAGCCCGACAGGGGACATAATCGCCCTCTTCCAGGCGGTATTCATGGCCGCGGGCTTCGTGCTCATCCGCAGCCAGCCCGATGTGGAAATGGTCCCCTGCATGATCCTCGGCGGCTCCATTACCGCCATTGTTTCGTTCCTGAACGCTGGCTCCCTGGCCGTGGCCATGCCGGATGTCGTTCCGCTCGTTCTGCTCGTCCTGGTGGTGCTGCCTGGTTCATTTCTTTGCCTGCTTAACGCTCCGCGCTTCATTCCGGCGCCTGAAGTGAACATGATCCTGCTTCTGGAAATGGTGCTGGGTCCGCTGCTTGTATGGACTGCTGTGGGCGAGACAGTTCCCATTGCTACCTTCATCGGCGGCACAGGCCTCTTCGCCGTGCTGCTTGGACATTCGTACCTGGGCATGCGAGCCTACGGGAAGAAGCGCATCGTCCCCATTCGCGTCGGGGAAGCAAGCGTCAGCTCTGGCAAATAA
- a CDS encoding sensor histidine kinase translates to MNRYRMLLISVACGIGVCVLDAVLDWLLFYEGTFIDLLIFDVPEHEVYIRSLIFAIFLIFGFYAHTQVRVRERLNAKLESTLADKDALLKEVHHRIKNNLGVILSLVEMQRENVEDASAEETLNQVRMRLDAIILIHKQIYSQQTFASLRLDTYLQNLSRGLIALYDNDSKQVDIIMELDPVEVSPREAVPCGLICSELLTNAYKHAHPNGASGTIYLRLKSMENGYRLQVCDDGVGFPENFTLGSSNRLGLQLVKSLARQLNGTLDLHNDTGACITMHIRQS, encoded by the coding sequence ATGAATCGCTATCGCATGCTCCTGATTTCTGTGGCCTGCGGCATCGGCGTCTGCGTGCTTGATGCGGTCCTGGACTGGCTCCTTTTCTATGAAGGCACTTTCATCGACCTGCTCATTTTCGACGTCCCGGAGCACGAAGTCTATATCCGAAGCCTCATCTTTGCCATATTTTTGATTTTTGGCTTCTATGCGCATACTCAAGTCAGGGTGCGCGAGCGGCTCAACGCTAAGCTTGAATCGACTCTTGCAGACAAGGACGCCCTGCTCAAGGAGGTGCACCATCGCATCAAGAACAACCTGGGCGTCATCCTGTCCCTCGTGGAGATGCAACGGGAAAACGTCGAGGATGCGAGCGCCGAGGAAACGCTGAACCAGGTGCGCATGCGATTGGACGCCATCATCCTCATACACAAGCAGATATATTCGCAGCAAACATTCGCCTCCCTGCGTCTGGACACCTACCTGCAGAACCTGAGCCGGGGGCTGATCGCTCTGTACGACAACGACTCCAAACAGGTCGATATCATAATGGAACTCGATCCGGTGGAAGTGTCGCCCAGGGAGGCTGTACCGTGCGGGTTGATATGCAGCGAACTGTTGACCAATGCCTACAAACACGCCCATCCAAATGGCGCTTCGGGAACCATCTATCTGCGACTCAAGAGTATGGAAAACGGATATCGTCTCCAGGTATGTGACGACGGAGTGGGCTTCCCCGAGAACTTCACCCTGGGCAGTTCGAATCGTTTGGGATTGCAGCTCGTGAAAAGCCTGGCCAGACAGCTGAACGGCACTCTGGACTTGCATAACGACACAGGCGCGTGCATAACCATGCATATCCGGCAATCTTGA
- a CDS encoding response regulator: MNPKNVMIVEDEAITALYLERNIARLGYDVCHVTDTGEDAISYAREHDIDCIIMDIRLKGAMDGIDAAAIINRGIPVIYYSAFVDAETMGRVQSQPHSAFLEKPAPFEMIARSIESAVN; encoded by the coding sequence ATGAATCCGAAAAACGTAATGATCGTAGAAGATGAAGCCATCACAGCGTTGTACCTGGAACGGAACATCGCAAGGCTTGGCTACGATGTCTGCCATGTGACGGACACGGGCGAGGACGCGATTTCCTATGCCAGGGAACACGACATCGACTGCATTATCATGGACATACGGCTCAAGGGCGCCATGGATGGCATTGACGCAGCAGCGATCATCAATCGCGGCATCCCGGTAATCTACTACTCGGCCTTCGTGGATGCAGAGACCATGGGCCGGGTTCAGTCCCAACCCCACTCCGCTTTCCTTGAAAAACCGGCGCCGTTCGAAATGATAGCCCGCAGCATAGAAAGCGCGGTGAACTGA